A window of Streptomyces sp. NBC_01224 genomic DNA:
ACTGCACACGTGGAGACGGCCGAACCCCACCGGTCGCCTTATGGCGGTCTCGGGCCCAGGCTGCTGCCCCGCTACCGTACCCGCCCACTCAAACCCCTTTCGTCACCGCGGGGCCTAGGGGCGTGGTGTCCGACTGCCCGCCCGTACCGCGTCCGTGCCCCAGCTCGCGAGGAGGCGCAGAGCCTCCGCCGACGCGGAGCCCGGCTCCGCGTGGTACACGCACAGGAACTGTTCGTGGTCGTCCGGGAGATGCATCGTCTCGTACGCAAGGGTGAGGTCGCCGACCAGCGGATGCCGCATCCGCTTCACGCCGTGGCCCTTCTCCTTCACGTCGTGCGTGGCCCACAGCCGCCTGAACTCCTCGCTCTTGACGGAGAGTTCACCCACGAGCGCCGACAGGTCCGGGTCCTCCGGGTGCTGGCCCGCGTACAGCCGCAGATAGCTGACCATGTCGGACGCCTTGGACTCCCAGTCCAGGAACAGCTCGCGGTAGTCGGGGGAGAGGAAGGTCAGCCGCGCCCAATTGCGCTCCGCGGGCGGCAGCTTGCCCCAGTCGCCGAACAGCGCCGCCGCCATTCGGTTCCAGGCGAGGATCTCCGAGCGCGCCCCGCCGATGTACGCGGGTACGCCCTCCATCGACTCGAGCAGCTGCTGCAGCGCCACCCGCACCTGCTGCCGCTTGGGCGCCCGGTACTTCCTGCGCTGCTGCTTCGGCTTGGCGAGGTGGGTGAGGTGCGCATGCTCGGCGTCGGTCAGGCGCAGGGCGCGCGCGATCGAGTCGAGCACCTCCGCCGACACATTGCGCCCGTTGCCCTGCTCCAGGCGTGTGTAGTACGCCACCGAGACCCCGGCCAGCTGTGCCAGCTCCTCGCGCCGCAGCCCCGGCACCCGCCTGTGCCGCCCGTGCGAGGGGATTCCCACATCCTCCGGCTTGAGCCGAGCCCGCCGGGTGCGCAGGAATTCGCTGAGCTCGGCCCGGCGGTCGAGGCCATCGGGGAGGGCTGCCTGTCCGTCGTTCGTGGCGGGGGTGTCGTCCATGACCCCAAGTATTCCCGGTCGTACGACCAGGAGCCTGACCCTGTCAGTAGTAGGACCACTGGACGTACGCAAAGCGGTGACCTGGGTGAACAGGCTGTGAGGAGGCACTCTGGAGAACATGACTACGACTGTTGCTGCATACGCCGCCCCCAGCTCCAAGGCCCCGCTGGAGCGCACCACCATCGAGCGCCGCACGGTCGGCGAGCTCGACGTCCTGATCGACATCAAGTTCGCCGGCATCTGCCACTCCGACATCCACCAGGCCCGCGAGGGCTGGGGCGCGGCCATCTTCCCGATGGTGCCCGGTCACGAGATCGCCGGCGTCGTCGCCGAGGTCGGCTCCGGCGTGACGAAGTTCAAGGTCGGCGACCGGGTCGGCGTCGGCTGCATGGTCGACTCCTGCCGCGAGTGCGAGAACTGCAAGGCCGGGCAGGAGCAGCACTGCGTGCGCGGGAACGTCGGCACGTACAACGCCATCGGCCGCGACGGCGAGCCCACCTACGGCGGCTACTCACAGAAGGTCGTCGTCGACGAGAACTTCACCGTCCGCATCCCGGACGGGCTGTCGCTGGACGTGGCCGCGCCGCTGCTTTGCGCCGGCATCACTACGTACTCCCCGCTCAAGAACTGGGGCGCGGCCCCCGGCAAGAAGGTCGCCGTGGTCGGCCTGGGCGGCCTCGGCCACATGGCCGTCAAGATCGCGCACGCCCTCGGCGCCGAGGTCACGGTCCTCTCCCAGTCGCTGCGCAAGAAGGACGACGGCCTGAGGCTGGGCGCCGAGCACTACTACGCCACCAGCGACCCGGCCACCTTCGAGAACCTGGCCGGCACCTTCGACATCATCCTCTCCACGGTGTCGGCACCCCTGGACTTCGGCGCGTACCTGAGCCTGCTGAAGACGGGCGGCGCCCTGGTGAACGTCGGCGCCCCTGAGGAGCCCGTCGCCCTGAACTTGTTCTCCTTGATCGGCGGCAACAAAACCCTCGCCGGCTCGATGATCGGTGGCATCGCCGAGACCCAGGAGATGCTCGACTTCTGCGCCGAGCACGACCTCGGTGCCGAGATCGAGCTGATCGAGGCGAGCCGGATCAACGAGGCGTACGAGCGTGTGCTCGCCTCGGACGTGCGCTACCGCTTCGTGATCGACACGGCGACGATCTGAGCCGCGTCGCTTTACCAAGCGGGTACGGCACGCGATGGCCGAGAGTGTCAGCGAGGGCCTGGATATCGGCATCGGCGGCCGGCGGTTTCAGGGTCCCGAAGCTGGCCGGGGCGTGCCCGTTGTATTGCTGGGAAACGCCAATACCTCGGTCCTGCGACGGGACACGATGGTTTTCACCGGTGAGAGGGACGGCCTATCGCTGTCACCGGATTCGAAGATTGTTCTCGGCCCTGGTGTCCCGTCTCGCTGCGCAAGGCCCGCCGCACTCACGGAGCGTGACCGGATCGTGGAACTTGAGCCAGAACCGGGCTGGGTGGCCGGGGGGCAGGCAACAGAGCAGGCTGGAGGTACCGATGGCCCGGGCGGCCGGGCCGGGAAGCGAGGCTCGCGATGAGCAGGCTCGAAGAACAGGTCAACGTCGATGTTCCGGCGCAGGAGGTCTGGGCGCAGCTGCACCGCATCGATGAGTATCCGATGTTCATGGAGGGCGTGAAGAGCGCCGCTGCGCACGGCAGCAGCCGAGCCCATCTCGACGTCCGGATCGGGGACGACGAGCAGGCTTTCGAGACTCGCATCGCCGATCGCGGAAAGGGCCAGGTGATGGACTGGACGGTGGACAGCCCGGAACTGAGGGCCGCCTTCGCCGTGAACCCGTTGGACGACAAGCACACCCAGCTGCAAGTCCGGCTGGAGTACGACCCGGACACTGTGCGGGCGACCTTCGGCGGCCCGAAGGGATTCGCTCAGGTTCACGCGATCGAGGAGACAGTCCGAACCGACCTGGAGAAGTTCAAGGACCTACTGGAGAGCCGGCACTGATCTCGACGTGCTGGTCGTGCCCGGGTAAGGACTGGCGCACTTGGCCACGGACCTCCGCGGCGTCCGGCACAGCCGTCAAGAGCAGGTTGCCGAGGAACACCCGTGCCCTGCGGGGTGCGTGGCACGAGTAGGCCGGGTCCGCCTTCGCCGGCGGGGTGACACGAGCGGTGGACCGCCAGCCGTTGCTCGTCACGGCCGCGCCGGGCTACCAGCACGCTGACGACCGATTGCGCTGAGGCTCAGCCACCCTCACCGCGACGGGCCACCCGGCGGGCGGCCTCATCCGAGCAGGGCGCTGGTGACAACGATGGTGGCCGGCTGGCCGGCAGTTGGTGCTGGTCGGCGCGTTCGGCTGATCCAGATGCGCGCGGCCTGGGCCGGCGTGAGGATCGGGTTACGGGCGGTGGCCCGGCCGCGCCCCGACCCCTTACAGGGTTGGCACCCTTCCCCGGCGCTCCGGTCCGCTTCCCGGTCCACACTGCCAGGGGGCTTGGAGGTACGTATGCCGCGGCCCTTGTGGACCGGTGCCATCTCGTTCGGCCTGGTCACGATCCCGATCAAAATCATCGCGGATCTCGTCCGGCCACCGCATCGACCAGTATCGCGACACCTTGGAAGAGCTGATCGAGGCGAAGGCGGAGGGCAAGGCTCCCGCTGAGCCGGCCGAGGGCGAGGAGCGGGAGCCCGGGAAGGTCGTGGACCTGATGGCCGCCCTGAACGCCTCCGTGGCAGCAGCCAAGGAAGCGCGCGGCGAGCACCGCGAAGACGCGACCGTGCACGAGATGCAGCCCCGTAAGAAGACCGCGGCGAAGAAGACGACGGCCGCGGAGAAGGGCACGGTAAGGAAGACGGTTGCGAAGAAGCGCAGCGCTTCCTGACCGAACAAGGGTGCTGTCATGGCCACGCTGCCGCGGATTGCTCCCATGCTTGCCATCCCCGGCGGCCTGCCGCCCGAGGCCGTCGAGGACCGGTGGGGATTCGAGGTGAAGTACGACGGCCAGCGCTCCATGGTCTACGTGTCGGCCGACGGGACGGTAACCCTGCGGTCCCGGTCCGGCGCGGACATCACTCCCGCCTACCCGGAGCTCAAAGCTCTGGGCTCCGTGCTCGCTCGTCCCGCGGTCCTGGACGGTGAGATCGTCGCGCTCGACTCCGAGGGGCGCAGCGATTTCGAGCGGCTGCAGTCCCGGATGGGGCTGGCCGGAGCCCCGGCGAAGGCCGCCCGCATGGCCCAGATCGTGCCAGCCCACCTGGTCCTGTTCGACGCCATGTTCCTGGGACACAGCAGCCTGACTGAGCTGCCGTACACCCAGCGCCGAAACGCCCTGGAGGACCTGGCCCTGAACGGGGTGCACTGGTCGACGCCTTCAGCGGTCGTCGGGCACGGCGCCCAGGCCCTGGAGATGACCCGGACCGCGGGACTGGAGGGTGTAGTCGCGAAGCGGCTCACCTCCGTGTACGAGCCGGGAGTCCGCTCTCGCGCGTGGATCAAGATCCGGCACGTTCGCACCACTGATGTGATCGTCGGCGGGTGGGTGCCCGGGCGCGGCCGGCTCGCCGGTCTGCCCGGCGCGCTGCTGATGGGGGAGCGGCACGAGGGCGCCCTGCGGTACGTGGGGAGTGTCGGGACAGGGTGGAGTGACACGGAGCGCATCACCCTTGCAGGCCTGCTCCAGGTTGCTGCGATCGATGAGTGCCCGTTCGACAAGGCACCCGGGGTGGCCGGCGCACGGTGGGTGCTGCCCCGCCTGGTCGGCGAAGTCCGCTACGCGAGCAGGACCCGGGCGGGCCGCCTGCGCCATCCTTCCTGGCACCGCCTGCGCCCCGACCTCGCCCCGGACGACATCGCGTGATCTGAACAGACCGTCAGGCGTTGGCCGCCCGCGAGCAGTTCCCGCACCCGGCCCACCCCCCCCCGGATCCAGGAGGCCCGCACACTGCTGCGTCGCATTACCGCTGAGGATCCGCTCGCCTGACGACCACGTACCGCTCAACCTGAGACGGCACAACTTGCGCTGTGAGACAGGACACAAGAGAGTCACTCGAACCGCTGGGGCCGTCGGTGACTCTGCGGCGCGCTTCGAAGATGGAGGCCGAAGGTGGCGTGGACGGCCTCGGGACTGGACGAATGAGTCCAAGGGATGCGGACTGGCCAAAACGAGGTTGACTGCGCCTGCTCAGTTCAGGCGCCGCCGGTAGTAGGAGATCGTGACGACCCCGAGCAGCGGCACCCACAGCAGTAGTGGTGGTGCGTAACAGGCGTCCATCACCACGAGTGCCAGCCCGGTCGGAGCTCCCTGCGCCCCTCCGAATGCTGGCGCAGGACACCTCGCTGCGGAGCGACGACGTGTGGGTGGTCGACTCCACCCCGGTCGGCTGCGGCTGTTCCCGTGAGACCGCCAAGCGCTCGGACCTCGCCGACTGGGCCGAGTACGGCTACTGCGCATCGCACTCCCGATACTTCTGGGGCCTGCGCCTGCACCTGGTCTGCACCCTGGGCGGACTGCCCGTCCTGTTCGCGCTCACCGGCGCGAAGGCCGACGAACGCGAGACCCTGTGCGGCATGCTCGATGCCGCACCCGTCGTCGCCGCCCATCCGAGGCAAGCGATCACCGGCGACAAGAACTACTACGGCCGGGACTTCGAGCGCGACCTCACAGAGCGTCACCTGGAGTTGTTGCGCCCGGCCCGCAAGGGTGAACCTGAACGGGCAGGGGCGCATCTGTTCAAGCCGCTGCGGCAGGTCATCGAATCGATCAGTCAGACCTTCAAAGGGCAGCTCGACCTGGAGCGACACGGCGGGGGCACTCCGGTCTGAGTGATCGCCCGAGTCCTGACGCGCGTCCTGGCGCTCACCGCCGCGAT
This region includes:
- a CDS encoding SRPBCC family protein, which codes for MSRLEEQVNVDVPAQEVWAQLHRIDEYPMFMEGVKSAAAHGSSRAHLDVRIGDDEQAFETRIADRGKGQVMDWTVDSPELRAAFAVNPLDDKHTQLQVRLEYDPDTVRATFGGPKGFAQVHAIEETVRTDLEKFKDLLESRH
- the ligD gene encoding non-homologous end-joining DNA ligase, translated to MATLPRIAPMLAIPGGLPPEAVEDRWGFEVKYDGQRSMVYVSADGTVTLRSRSGADITPAYPELKALGSVLARPAVLDGEIVALDSEGRSDFERLQSRMGLAGAPAKAARMAQIVPAHLVLFDAMFLGHSSLTELPYTQRRNALEDLALNGVHWSTPSAVVGHGAQALEMTRTAGLEGVVAKRLTSVYEPGVRSRAWIKIRHVRTTDVIVGGWVPGRGRLAGLPGALLMGERHEGALRYVGSVGTGWSDTERITLAGLLQVAAIDECPFDKAPGVAGARWVLPRLVGEVRYASRTRAGRLRHPSWHRLRPDLAPDDIA
- a CDS encoding helix-turn-helix domain-containing protein; this encodes MDDTPATNDGQAALPDGLDRRAELSEFLRTRRARLKPEDVGIPSHGRHRRVPGLRREELAQLAGVSVAYYTRLEQGNGRNVSAEVLDSIARALRLTDAEHAHLTHLAKPKQQRRKYRAPKRQQVRVALQQLLESMEGVPAYIGGARSEILAWNRMAAALFGDWGKLPPAERNWARLTFLSPDYRELFLDWESKASDMVSYLRLYAGQHPEDPDLSALVGELSVKSEEFRRLWATHDVKEKGHGVKRMRHPLVGDLTLAYETMHLPDDHEQFLCVYHAEPGSASAEALRLLASWGTDAVRAGSRTPRP
- a CDS encoding NAD(P)-dependent alcohol dehydrogenase yields the protein MTTTVAAYAAPSSKAPLERTTIERRTVGELDVLIDIKFAGICHSDIHQAREGWGAAIFPMVPGHEIAGVVAEVGSGVTKFKVGDRVGVGCMVDSCRECENCKAGQEQHCVRGNVGTYNAIGRDGEPTYGGYSQKVVVDENFTVRIPDGLSLDVAAPLLCAGITTYSPLKNWGAAPGKKVAVVGLGGLGHMAVKIAHALGAEVTVLSQSLRKKDDGLRLGAEHYYATSDPATFENLAGTFDIILSTVSAPLDFGAYLSLLKTGGALVNVGAPEEPVALNLFSLIGGNKTLAGSMIGGIAETQEMLDFCAEHDLGAEIELIEASRINEAYERVLASDVRYRFVIDTATI